A window from Leptothermofonsia sichuanensis E412 encodes these proteins:
- a CDS encoding response regulator, with amino-acid sequence MITASESSSEAVIRILLVEDNDINRQLMTDYLKYCGYEVLSLPKGSGFATAMRQFEPHLVLLDLKLPDIDGYTLLQQIQQKPEWVNIPVIVVSAYAFQSDQQRALNLGARRYLVKPVKLPELMQAISEELAYSGSPTG; translated from the coding sequence ATGATTACGGCTTCGGAATCAAGTTCAGAGGCAGTCATCCGAATATTATTGGTGGAAGATAATGATATCAATCGTCAATTGATGACTGATTACCTCAAGTATTGTGGATACGAAGTTCTCAGCCTGCCCAAAGGAAGTGGGTTTGCCACTGCCATGAGACAGTTTGAGCCTCATTTAGTTCTACTCGACTTAAAATTGCCCGATATCGATGGTTATACGCTGCTTCAACAAATTCAGCAAAAACCAGAGTGGGTAAACATTCCAGTGATTGTCGTTTCTGCTTATGCCTTTCAATCCGATCAACAACGTGCATTAAATCTGGGTGCCCGCCGTTATCTAGTTAAACCCGTAAAGCTGCCTGAACTGATGCAGGCTATCTCAGAGGAATTAGCCTACTCAGGATCGCCAACGGGGTAA
- a CDS encoding DUF928 domain-containing protein, which translates to MRSPNYSVATIRSVGLFLGLLMCSLPLVAMATEFKPPRRGIPGRREGGGTRDAFICVETKPANLTALMPQTNFGLTTAAYPRFFWYMPQTRAKFAAFSLYESSENQEDKSLVYTTTFSISGTPGIASLTLPHQATLPPLAVGKDHRWSVAIICNPNDRRRDVLVEGWVQRITPDAALSSKLARADAGDRINLYAANGIWFDTLTTLADQRCANPRDTALTSSWTTLMKSVKLDKIAGEPLIQPCNQ; encoded by the coding sequence ATGCGATCGCCAAATTATTCTGTAGCCACTATCCGGAGCGTTGGGTTGTTTTTAGGACTGCTGATGTGCAGTTTGCCCCTGGTTGCAATGGCTACTGAGTTTAAGCCACCAAGACGGGGCATCCCAGGACGGCGAGAAGGAGGGGGCACCCGTGATGCCTTTATTTGTGTGGAGACAAAACCGGCTAACCTGACTGCCCTGATGCCCCAGACCAACTTTGGGTTGACCACGGCTGCTTATCCTCGCTTTTTCTGGTACATGCCCCAAACACGGGCAAAATTTGCCGCATTTTCCCTGTACGAGTCCAGTGAGAATCAGGAAGATAAATCCCTGGTCTACACCACAACTTTCAGTATTTCCGGCACTCCAGGGATTGCCAGCCTGACCCTGCCCCACCAGGCAACCCTGCCACCGCTGGCGGTTGGGAAAGACCATCGCTGGTCCGTTGCCATCATCTGTAACCCAAATGACCGACGACGGGATGTTCTGGTAGAAGGCTGGGTACAGCGGATTACTCCCGATGCGGCACTTTCAAGTAAGCTGGCAAGGGCAGATGCGGGCGATCGCATCAATCTCTATGCGGCTAACGGCATCTGGTTTGACACCCTGACGACCCTGGCAGATCAGCGCTGTGCCAATCCCAGGGACACCGCTTTAACCAGCAGTTGGACAACCCTGATGAAGTCAGTCAAGTTAGATAAGATTGCTGGGGAACCTCTAATTCAGCCATGCAATCAGTAG
- a CDS encoding ShlB/FhaC/HecB family hemolysin secretion/activation protein yields MQLKQIGVRWGASISGGLSWLVLMQPGSAIPTILAGQIGAGYWETPQAEELGDTASLVAQTPFPDPSQTRPDPVRDRLIQPVPLPTPETPNQIEPVLPTAPTPVPAEPADQPPVSISVTRIEVKGSTILGPAELDPITKPLEGRTVTLEELSQVADAITQLYLNRGFITSRAVLVDQTITDGVVRIQVIEGSLESITIEGAQRVRESYIRSRIALGAQSPLNRDQLEDQLRLLKADPLFSNVEASLRPGTQLGQSILIVRVTEAKPWSAYVGVDNYSPPSVGSVRFGGGLGYRNLTGLGDDLFASYFRSFTGGSSVADFSFRLPVNPMNGTVQFRFSPSFSRVTDDDFEALDIRGRNFLYELSYRQPLLRTPREEFALSVGFTAQNGQTFLFQNIGFPFGFGPDAEGNSRTRVFKFGQEYVRRDPQGAWALRSLFNIGTGILGATENPDPIPDGRFFSWLGQVQRVQRLGSNHLLIVQSDLQLTPDTLLPSQQFVIGGGQSLRGYRQNFRSGDNGFRFSVEDRIALLRDAAGIPTLQLAPFFDAGTVWNTSDNPNLIPNGRILAGIGTGILWQPVPNLNMRFDFAYPITRPSDRGNDIQDKGLYFSVYYQF; encoded by the coding sequence ATGCAGTTAAAGCAGATTGGCGTTCGATGGGGAGCATCCATTTCAGGTGGGCTTTCGTGGTTGGTTTTGATGCAACCAGGGTCTGCCATTCCAACCATACTGGCAGGTCAAATAGGGGCGGGTTATTGGGAAACTCCCCAGGCTGAGGAGTTGGGGGACACCGCCAGTTTAGTTGCCCAGACACCATTTCCAGACCCCAGCCAAACTCGCCCAGACCCGGTCCGCGATCGCCTGATTCAGCCAGTTCCGCTGCCCACCCCAGAAACGCCCAACCAGATTGAACCTGTTCTGCCCACAGCCCCTACCCCTGTTCCTGCAGAGCCTGCTGACCAGCCTCCGGTCAGCATCTCAGTGACCAGGATTGAAGTAAAAGGCAGCACGATTCTGGGTCCAGCAGAGCTAGATCCAATTACAAAGCCGCTGGAGGGGCGAACAGTCACACTGGAAGAACTGAGTCAGGTCGCCGATGCCATTACCCAGCTTTATCTGAACCGGGGTTTTATCACCTCCAGAGCCGTTCTCGTAGACCAGACCATTACCGATGGTGTTGTCCGGATTCAAGTCATTGAGGGATCCCTGGAATCGATCACGATTGAAGGGGCGCAGCGAGTGCGGGAATCCTACATTCGCAGTCGGATTGCACTGGGGGCACAGAGTCCCCTGAACCGAGATCAGTTAGAAGACCAGCTCAGGTTGTTGAAAGCCGATCCATTATTTTCAAATGTGGAAGCCAGTTTGCGTCCGGGCACCCAGTTAGGCCAGAGCATCCTGATTGTGCGCGTCACCGAAGCAAAGCCCTGGTCTGCCTATGTTGGGGTTGATAATTACTCGCCACCGAGCGTTGGCTCAGTCCGGTTTGGGGGTGGGCTTGGCTACCGTAATCTGACTGGTTTGGGGGATGACCTGTTTGCTTCCTACTTCCGTTCCTTTACGGGCGGCTCCAGTGTGGCTGACTTCAGCTTCCGGTTGCCGGTAAACCCCATGAACGGAACGGTTCAGTTTCGCTTTTCGCCCAGCTTTAGTCGCGTCACAGATGATGACTTTGAAGCGCTGGATATTCGGGGCAGAAACTTCCTCTATGAACTCAGCTACCGGCAGCCTCTGCTCCGTACTCCACGGGAGGAATTTGCCCTTTCTGTCGGATTTACTGCTCAAAATGGGCAGACGTTTTTGTTCCAGAATATTGGGTTTCCGTTTGGGTTTGGTCCCGATGCAGAAGGCAACAGCCGCACTCGTGTTTTTAAGTTTGGACAGGAATATGTTCGGCGTGACCCTCAGGGAGCCTGGGCCTTGCGATCGCTGTTTAATATCGGCACTGGCATTCTGGGGGCAACGGAAAATCCAGACCCGATCCCGGACGGGCGGTTCTTTAGCTGGCTAGGACAGGTCCAGCGGGTACAACGGTTGGGCAGTAATCATTTGCTCATTGTTCAGAGCGATTTGCAGCTCACTCCCGATACCCTGCTACCGTCTCAACAGTTTGTAATTGGGGGTGGTCAGTCGTTACGGGGCTATCGCCAAAATTTCCGCTCTGGAGACAATGGTTTCCGCTTCTCGGTCGAAGATCGGATCGCGCTTTTGCGAGATGCTGCTGGAATTCCCACCCTGCAACTTGCTCCATTTTTTGACGCTGGTACCGTCTGGAACACCTCTGACAACCCCAACCTGATCCCAAACGGACGAATTCTGGCAGGCATTGGGACGGGTATTCTGTGGCAGCCCGTTCCTAACCTGAATATGCGCTTCGACTTTGCCTATCCAATTACCAGACCCAGCGATCGCGGCAACGATATCCAGGACAAAGGACTCTACTTCAGTGTTTACTACCAGTTTTAG
- the folP gene encoding dihydropteroate synthase produces the protein MHSHSCIFLEFAWQTRFYDHIIYFRVIRIEVVMADFSGQPGWHLRNTTFSWGQRTYLMGVLNVTPDSFSDGGQFDRVETALKQAHYLVESGTDLLDVGGQSTRPNAADVSLEEELRRVIPVIQAIRQTIHTPISIDTTRAEVARAAIAAGADIVNDISGATYDPAMLPVVADLGVPLILMHIRGTPQTMQQLTDYQDLIGEILEFLNDRIEAAIAAGIERTQIAIDPGIGFAKTYSQNLEILRRLPEFRILNCPILVGPSRKSFIGHILEQPNPRERVWGTAAACCAAIVGSADIIRVHDVREMRDTCRVADAIWRA, from the coding sequence ATGCACAGCCATTCGTGTATTTTTCTAGAGTTTGCCTGGCAAACTCGATTTTATGATCACATTATTTATTTTCGTGTTATTCGGATTGAGGTTGTGATGGCGGACTTTTCTGGTCAACCTGGATGGCATCTGAGGAATACTACGTTTTCCTGGGGACAACGAACCTACCTGATGGGTGTGTTGAATGTCACACCTGACAGTTTCAGTGATGGTGGGCAATTTGATCGGGTCGAAACTGCCCTGAAACAGGCTCATTACCTGGTGGAGTCAGGGACTGACCTTCTGGATGTGGGGGGACAGTCCACCCGCCCCAATGCGGCTGACGTGTCTCTGGAGGAAGAACTGCGCCGGGTAATTCCAGTCATCCAGGCCATCCGGCAAACTATCCATACGCCAATTTCAATTGATACTACACGGGCAGAGGTCGCCCGCGCCGCGATCGCGGCTGGGGCAGATATCGTCAATGATATTTCTGGAGCCACCTATGATCCAGCCATGCTGCCAGTGGTGGCAGACCTGGGGGTGCCCCTGATTTTGATGCATATTCGGGGAACTCCCCAAACCATGCAGCAGCTCACGGATTATCAGGACTTAATTGGTGAAATCCTCGAATTTCTGAACGATCGGATTGAGGCCGCGATCGCAGCAGGAATTGAGCGAACTCAAATTGCGATTGACCCCGGTATTGGGTTTGCCAAAACCTACAGCCAGAACCTGGAAATTTTACGTCGCCTGCCCGAGTTCCGGATCCTCAATTGTCCGATCCTGGTCGGTCCCTCGCGCAAAAGCTTTATCGGGCACATTCTGGAACAGCCTAACCCCAGAGAACGGGTCTGGGGAACCGCCGCCGCCTGTTGTGCAGCGATCGTAGGGTCAGCAGATATTATCCGAGTTCATGATGTCCGTGAAATGCGGGATACCTGCCGGGTCGCAGATGCCATCTGGCGTGCATAA
- a CDS encoding cation:proton antiporter: protein MATVNGDQSQVAQLVRVLIILLLAATGVALISRRLRVPYVTGLVVAGLAVTEFLPRRIGLDSSLILNLFMPILLFEAAINTDVSRLRSTIKPIALLAGPGVVISSGVTALVLKFGLALAWVPALLTGVILAITDTVSVIAVFKEVSVPPRLSTIVEGESLFNDGMALVLFSLILKVNATGSITIADGIQELLVVILGGGLVGLGVGYLGVGLYARSDDSLSSILLTVAIALGAFQIGQSLGVSGVVAVVIAGLVVGNTEQFHTVSASSRITVLSFWEYAGFGVNTFIFLLIGLEINLATLGRTLPAVLLAILAYQIGRFLSVYPLLLAVGLFDRAIPLRWQHVLFLGNIKGSLSMALALSLPATVAGREYLIALVFGTVLLSLVGQGISLPWLVGRLQIAYTSETQQWIESLQSQLMTAKAAQEELDALLKSGVLPKSVYEEMRSSYQVRIAAAERSLRDFYNRRPDQSTTASGKLVRLDAIRRRLLLAEKNALNDALRKRVLSEDIVRSRLQAIDQQILNLEDD from the coding sequence ATGGCAACAGTAAACGGGGATCAGAGCCAGGTTGCTCAACTGGTTCGAGTCCTCATTATCCTGCTGCTGGCGGCAACGGGGGTGGCGTTGATCTCACGCCGCCTGCGCGTGCCCTATGTCACCGGGCTGGTGGTGGCAGGGCTGGCAGTGACCGAGTTTTTGCCCCGCCGCATTGGATTAGACTCTTCCCTAATTCTTAATCTTTTTATGCCCATTCTGCTGTTTGAGGCGGCTATCAACACCGATGTCAGTCGCCTCCGCAGCACGATTAAACCCATTGCGTTACTGGCAGGACCGGGGGTTGTGATTTCATCGGGAGTCACTGCCCTGGTGCTCAAGTTTGGGCTGGCGCTGGCGTGGGTTCCAGCGCTACTGACAGGAGTAATTCTGGCAATTACAGACACGGTTTCGGTGATTGCGGTGTTTAAGGAGGTGTCTGTCCCCCCTCGCCTCAGCACGATTGTAGAAGGGGAAAGCTTATTCAATGATGGGATGGCACTGGTCCTGTTCAGTCTGATTTTGAAGGTCAATGCCACGGGTTCAATCACGATCGCCGATGGCATTCAAGAGCTGCTGGTGGTCATCCTGGGCGGTGGACTGGTGGGACTGGGGGTGGGCTATCTGGGGGTGGGGCTATACGCACGATCCGATGATTCCTTAAGCAGTATTTTGCTGACGGTCGCGATCGCCCTGGGGGCATTCCAAATTGGGCAATCTCTGGGCGTTTCGGGGGTGGTTGCCGTGGTCATTGCCGGGTTAGTGGTGGGTAATACCGAGCAGTTTCATACGGTTTCTGCCTCCAGCCGTATTACGGTTCTCAGCTTCTGGGAATATGCAGGTTTTGGCGTTAACACCTTCATCTTCCTGCTGATTGGGCTGGAGATTAATCTGGCAACCCTGGGCAGAACTTTACCCGCCGTGCTGCTGGCAATTCTGGCATACCAGATTGGTCGGTTTTTGTCGGTTTATCCTTTGCTGTTAGCCGTGGGGCTGTTTGATCGCGCTATTCCGTTGCGCTGGCAGCATGTCCTGTTTCTGGGCAACATTAAGGGGTCGCTGTCGATGGCACTGGCCCTCAGTCTGCCGGCCACTGTTGCAGGACGGGAATACCTGATTGCCCTGGTGTTTGGCACGGTCCTGCTCTCCCTGGTGGGTCAGGGCATCAGCTTACCCTGGCTGGTCGGGCGCTTGCAAATTGCTTACACTTCTGAAACCCAACAGTGGATTGAATCGCTTCAGTCCCAACTGATGACAGCAAAAGCGGCCCAGGAGGAACTGGATGCCCTGTTAAAGTCAGGGGTTTTACCCAAGTCAGTCTATGAGGAAATGCGCTCCAGCTACCAGGTGCGGATAGCGGCGGCGGAACGGTCTCTGCGGGACTTTTACAATCGCCGTCCCGATCAATCAACTACGGCCAGCGGTAAACTCGTGCGCCTGGATGCGATTCGGCGGCGATTGCTGCTGGCAGAAAAAAATGCCCTCAATGATGCGTTAAGAAAACGGGTTTTGTCTGAGGATATTGTGCGATCGCGATTGCAAGCCATTGATCAGCAAATTCTGAACCTGGAAGATGATTAG